A portion of the Aphelocoma coerulescens isolate FSJ_1873_10779 chromosome 1, UR_Acoe_1.0, whole genome shotgun sequence genome contains these proteins:
- the ERCC5 gene encoding DNA excision repair protein ERCC-5 isoform X2, translating into MGVQGLWKLLECTGRPINPETLEGKILAVDISIWLNQAIKGARDRSGISVRNAHLLTLFHRLCKLLFFRIRPVFVFDGEAPLLKRQTLAKRRQRKEIAINDSRKTTEKLLKTLLKRHIIKTALTGKSNEALPSITQVRREGIDDMYVLPALENEEKNSSEEEEEKEWQMRMSQKMMLQEQLCENPYSIDIESEDFHKLPPEIKHEILTDIKELTKRRRTLFEAMPEDSNDFSQYQLRGLLKKSNLNRCIENVQKEMNQQHSGEIQTQYENEGGFVKEVESRRVVSEETSHYILIKGIQAKEAMSRGLETTAGPSSKMHELTKLNKINESPANAKLAASDKMQTEKDDSVVAAPPSPRTLLAIQAAMVESSSEEEVDAGQLSMDQFVSEEGSVSPRTLRAIQQALSEDDKREEVVTAAIDGVLSERPEVKDFLLSSSDEEEQTAEVKEGKNIPTATIHSSIQVTMQDAEFKQKSQELEKRHVTPKDTGISRDENYSAIENSRKGKEDTDKEENDSENHIAPKDTSMSIAETYVDNTIKDTEDVDKEENGSENHISPKDTSVSRVENCSYIDNTRKGNEDLDKEKNGSKIDLKSLGDKDMNLCMQKPSCSPVQTGTEALIHAETTDVSKDEENLKMSENTQEVISQTAENVSGDISFFPGARDHEEEREGMSQSEDSDSDGSFIEVDAEISNEAEFPTKYGDETALPEVETDRPDVVTQDLLKESDEVQLGNIQNVEREADGKDAVDEWQDISLEELEELEKDLSAEQNTLQSQKQQQERVAASVTGQMFLESQELLRLFGIPYIEAPMEAEAQCAVLDLTDQTSGTITDDSDVWLFGARHVYKNFFSQNKYVEYYQYVDFQNQLGLDRSKLINLAYLLGSDYTEGIPNVGFVTAMEILNEFPGHGLEPLLKFAEWWNEAQKNKKLRPNPRDTKVKKKLRELELYSGFPNPAVAEAYLKPVVDESRGSFTWGKPDVEQIREYPFTC; encoded by the exons ATGGGAGTTCAAGGACTTTGGAAGCTGCTCGAATGCACCGGGAGACCCATAAACCCAGAAACGCTGGAAGGGAAAATTCTTGCTGTTG ATATCAGTATTTGGTTGAACCAAGCAATAAAGGGAGCCAGAGATCGTAGCGGTATTTCTGTACGGAATGCTCACCTCCTCACTCTGTTCCATCGACTCTGCAAGTTACTGTTTTTCCGGATTCGACCCGTCTTTGTTTTTGATGGAGAAGCACCTCTTCTGAAGAGACAAACCTTG GCTAAGCgaagacaaagaaaggaaattgcCATCAATGATTCCAGGAAAACTACAGAGAAACTCTTGAAAACACTTTTGAAGAGACACATTATCAAAACTGCTCTTACAGGCAAAAG caaTGAAGCTTTGCCCAGTATTACACAAGTTCGAAGAGAAGGAATTGATGATATGTATGTATTGCCTGCTTTAGAGAATGAAGAGAAGAACAG ctcagaggaggaggaagaaaaagaatggCAAATGAGAATGAGCCAAAAAATGATGTTGCAA GAACAGTTATGTGAAAATCCTTATTCTATAGATATTGAATCAGAAGATTTCCACAAACTGCCTCCAGAAATAAAACATGAGATCTTGACTGACATTAAAGAACTTACGAAGCGAAGAAGAACATTGTTTGAAGCAATGCCAGAG gACTCCAATGACTTTTCCCAGTACCAGCTTAGGGGTTTGCTTAAAAAAAGCAACCTCAATCGGTGCATAGAAAATGTACAAAAAGAAATGAATCAACAGCACTCGGGTGAAATCCAAACACAATATGAAAATGAAGGTGGTTTTGTGAAAGAAGTGGAATCAAGGAGGGTGGTCTCTGAAGAGACTTCTCACTATATTCTGATAAAGG GTATTCAAGCAAAAGAAGCTATGAGTAGAGGCTTGGAAACTACTGCAGGACCCTCAtcaaaaatgcatgaattgactaaattaaataaaatcaatGAATCTCCTGCTAATGCAAAGCTGGCTGCATCTGACAAGATGCAGACAGAGAAAGATGACAGTGTGGTGGCAGCACCCCCCTCTCCTCGGACTTTGCTTGCTATCCAGGCAGCCATGGTAGAAAGCAGCTCAGAAGAAGAAGTGGATGCAGGGCAATTGAGCATGGACCAATTTGTATCAGAGGAAGGCAGTGTGTCCCCAAGAACACTGCGGGCAATTCAGCAAGCTCTGAGTGAAGATGATAAAAGGGAGGAAGTTGTTACTGCTGCAATTGATGGAGTACTGTCAGAAAGACCAGAAGTGAAAGATTTTCTGCTTAGTAGCTCagatgaggaagagcagactgCTGAAgttaaagagggaaaaaacattCCTACAGCTACAATTCATTCATCAATCCAAGTGACTATGCAAGATGCTgaatttaaacagaaaagtCAGGAGTTGGAAAAACGTCATGTTACACCCAAAGACACTGGTATATCTAGAGATGAAAATTATTCTGCTATTGAAAATTCTAGGAAAGGCAAAGAAGATACAGACAAAGaggaaaatgattcagaaaatCATATTGCACCCAAGGACACCAGTATGTCTATAGCTGAAACTTATGTTGACAATACTATAAAAGACACAGAAGATGTAGACAAGGAAGAAAATGGTTCTGAGAATCATATTTCACCAAAGGATACCAGTGTGTCCAGAGTTGAAAATTGTTCTTATATTGACAATACTAGAAAAGGCAATGAAGActtagacaaagaaaaaaatggttcCAAAATAGACTTAAAGTCTCTGGGAGATAAGGATATGAATTTGTGTATGCAGAAGCCAAGCTGTTCCCCTGTGCAAACTGGTACAGAGGCTTTGATTCATGCTGAAACAACAGACGTTTCTAAAGATGAGGAAAACTTGAAAATGTCTGAAAATACACAGGAAGTAATTTCCCAAACAGCGGAAAATGTATCTGGGGATATTAGTTTTTTTCCAGGAGCAAGAGATCAtgaggaggaaagagaagggaTGTCACAGTCTGAAGACAGTGATTCTGATG GAAGCTTTATTGAAGTGGATGCTGAAATCAGTAATGAGGCTGAATTTCCTACTAAATATGGTGATGAAACGGCACTTCCAGAAGTGGAGACAGACAGACCTGATGTTGTCACACAGGACTTGCTGAAGGAGTCTGATGAAGTGCAGTTGGGAAACATTCAGAATGTTGAAAGAGAAGCTGATGGTAAAGATGCAGTGGATGAGTGGCAAGACATCAGTTTG GAAGAACTAGAAGAATTAGAAAAGGacctttctgctgagcagaatACGCTTCAGTCtcaaaaacagcagcaggaacgTGTTGCTGCTTCTGTAACAGGACAGATGTTCTTGGAAAGCCAG GAGCTCCTCCGTCTGTTTGGCATTCCGTATATTGAAGCTCCGATGGAGGCAGAGGCACAGTGTGCCGTACTGGACCTTACTGATCAGACCTCTGGGACAATCACTGATGACAGtgatgtttggttgtttggtgCACGACATGTTTATAAAAATTTCTTCAGTCAGAACAAATATGTAGAATATTATCAGTATGTTGACTTTCAGAACCAGCTAG GGTTAGATAGAAGCAAGCTAATTAATTTGGCGTACTTGCTTGGAAGTGACTACACTGAGGGAATCCCAAATGTTGGCTTTGTAACAGCGATGGAGATTTTGAATGAATTTCCTGGGCATGGCTTGGAACCTCTCTTAAAATTCGC tGAGTGGTGGAATGAGGCTCAGAAGAATAAGAAACTGAGGCCTAATCCACGTGATACCAAGGTCAAGAAGAAGCTGCGAGAGCTAGAGCTTTATTCAGGTTTCCCAAATCCAGCAGTGGCAGAAGCATACCTGAAACCTGTGGTAGATGAGTCAAGGGGTTCGTTCACCTGGGGAAAGCCCGATGTAGAGCAGATCAGGGAATATCCTTTTACTTGTTAG
- the BIVM gene encoding basic immunoglobulin-like variable motif-containing protein isoform X2, with translation MPTISEDEKENGSGNNGNTENRPGKESPEASLHDPVKPYCMSDASTASLVSREDGHYPWGCPVTHTREKFYTICSDYAFLNRVTSICKSPSASVSACLSSSAALNVGNNTSNLLSVQTGASEIIYSEDANLESLPGKLGKLPLAWEIDKSEFNGVNSNLKNKAGSMKKQGTKKKSVEKKSKQYRECPQRSALEDVKERKVLDLRRWYCVSRPQYKTSCGISSLVSCWNFLYSTLGAGSLPPITQEEALHILGFQPPFEEIRFGPFTGNTTLMRWFRQINDHFHIKGCSYVLYKPHGKNKTAGETAAGALAKLTRGLKDESMAYIYHCQNHYFCPIGFEATPVKASKAYRGRVLQQEVEYWILIGEPSRKHPTIHCKRWTDIVTDLNTQNPEYLDIRHLERGLQHRKTKKVGGNLHCIIAFQRLNWQRFGPWNFPFGNVRQNKQSQTQGQGISKSESEDNISKKQHGRLGRSFSASFHQESMWKKSNLRERRNSGYQSYNDYDGND, from the exons ATGCCTACTATTtcagaagatgaaaaagaaaatggttcTGGAAATAATGGAAACACTGAAAACAGACCTGGGAAGGAATCCCCAGAAGCTTCTCTTCATGATCCCGTGAAGCCATACTGCATGTCAGATGCCTCCACTGCATCCTTGGTGTCTAGGGAAGATGGGCATTATCCATGGGGATGTCCTGTGACTCATACAAGAGAGAAGTTTTATACCATCTGCTCAGACTATGCTTTTTTAAACAGAGTAACATCTATTTGTAAAAGTCCAAGTGCTTCAGTTAGTGCCTGCCTATCAAGCAGTGCTGCCTTAAATGTTGGAAATAATACGTCTAACTTGCTCAGCGTTCAAACTGGTGCTTCAGAGATAATCTACAGTGAAGATGCTAACTTGGAAAGCCTGCCTGGCAAACTTGGAAAGCTTCCACTGGCATGGGAAATAGACAAATCAGAGTTCAATGGCGTGAACTCAAATCTGAAGAACAAAGCAG GCAGCATGAAGAAACAAGGGACAAAGAAAAAATCCGTggagaaaaagagcaaacaaTACAGGGAATGTCCTCAGCGTTCAGCTCTTGAAGATGTGAAGGAGAGAAAAGTGTTGGACCTTCGGAGATG GTATTGTGTTAGCCGACCTCAATACAAGACTTCCTGTGGAATTTCATCCTTAGTGTCTTGCTGGAATTTCTTATATAGTACACTGGGAGCTGGAAG tttaccACCCATCACTCAAGAAGAAGCTTTGCATATACTGGGCTTTCAGCCCCCATTTGAGGAGATTAGGTTTGGTCCCTTCACTGGAAATACAACTCTAATGAG ATGGTTTAGGCAAATAAATGATCACTTCCATATCAAGGGATGCTCATATGTTCTATATAAACCTCATGGGAAGAACAAGACAGCTGGAGAAACTG CTGCAGGGGCCCTTGCGAAGCTAACACGTGGACTGAAAGACGAATCAATGGCCTACATCTACCATTGCCAAAACCATTATTTTTGCCCAATTGGATTTGAAGCAACCCCAGTAAAAGCCAGTAAAGCCTATAG AGGTCGTGTCTTGCAGCAAGAAGTAGAATATTGGATCTTAATTGGAGAGCCGAGCCGAAAGCATCCAACAATACACTGTAAAAG GTGGACAGATATTGTCACTGACCTAAACACTCAAAATCCAGAATATCTAGATATTCGACACCTAGAGAGAGGATTGCAACATCGAAAAACAAAGAAG GTTGGAGGAAATCTTCATTGCATCATTGCCTTTCAGAGACTTAACTGGCAAAGATTTGGTCCTTGGAATTTTCCATTTGGCAATGTTAGACAGAATAAACAATCCCAAACACAAGGACAAGGAATTTCCAAATCTGAGAGTGAAGACAATATATCTAAGAAACAACATGGACGACTGGGTCGATCTTTCAGTGCTAGCTTTCATCAAGAATCCATGTGGAAGAAATCTAATCTTCGGGAGAGGAGGAACAGTGGGTATCAGAGTTATAATGATTATGATGGAAATGATTAA
- the BIVM gene encoding basic immunoglobulin-like variable motif-containing protein isoform X1, producing MPTISEDEKENGSGNNGNTENRPGKESPEASLHDPVKPYCMSDASTASLVSREDGHYPWGCPVTHTREKFYTICSDYAFLNRVTSICKSPSASVSACLSSSAALNVGNNTSNLLSVQTGASEIIYSEDANLESLPGKLGKLPLAWEIDKSEFNGVNSNLKNKAGSMKKQGTKKKSVEKKSKQYRECPQRSALEDVKERKVLDLRRWYCVSRPQYKTSCGISSLVSCWNFLYSTLGAGSLPPITQEEALHILGFQPPFEEIRFGPFTGNTTLMRWFRQINDHFHIKGCSYVLYKPHGKNKTAGETAAGALAKLTRGLKDESMAYIYHCQNHYFCPIGFEATPVKASKAYRLLDLDSGDLGSVPSSTTDFQCDFRGRVLQQEVEYWILIGEPSRKHPTIHCKRWTDIVTDLNTQNPEYLDIRHLERGLQHRKTKKVGGNLHCIIAFQRLNWQRFGPWNFPFGNVRQNKQSQTQGQGISKSESEDNISKKQHGRLGRSFSASFHQESMWKKSNLRERRNSGYQSYNDYDGND from the exons ATGCCTACTATTtcagaagatgaaaaagaaaatggttcTGGAAATAATGGAAACACTGAAAACAGACCTGGGAAGGAATCCCCAGAAGCTTCTCTTCATGATCCCGTGAAGCCATACTGCATGTCAGATGCCTCCACTGCATCCTTGGTGTCTAGGGAAGATGGGCATTATCCATGGGGATGTCCTGTGACTCATACAAGAGAGAAGTTTTATACCATCTGCTCAGACTATGCTTTTTTAAACAGAGTAACATCTATTTGTAAAAGTCCAAGTGCTTCAGTTAGTGCCTGCCTATCAAGCAGTGCTGCCTTAAATGTTGGAAATAATACGTCTAACTTGCTCAGCGTTCAAACTGGTGCTTCAGAGATAATCTACAGTGAAGATGCTAACTTGGAAAGCCTGCCTGGCAAACTTGGAAAGCTTCCACTGGCATGGGAAATAGACAAATCAGAGTTCAATGGCGTGAACTCAAATCTGAAGAACAAAGCAG GCAGCATGAAGAAACAAGGGACAAAGAAAAAATCCGTggagaaaaagagcaaacaaTACAGGGAATGTCCTCAGCGTTCAGCTCTTGAAGATGTGAAGGAGAGAAAAGTGTTGGACCTTCGGAGATG GTATTGTGTTAGCCGACCTCAATACAAGACTTCCTGTGGAATTTCATCCTTAGTGTCTTGCTGGAATTTCTTATATAGTACACTGGGAGCTGGAAG tttaccACCCATCACTCAAGAAGAAGCTTTGCATATACTGGGCTTTCAGCCCCCATTTGAGGAGATTAGGTTTGGTCCCTTCACTGGAAATACAACTCTAATGAG ATGGTTTAGGCAAATAAATGATCACTTCCATATCAAGGGATGCTCATATGTTCTATATAAACCTCATGGGAAGAACAAGACAGCTGGAGAAACTG CTGCAGGGGCCCTTGCGAAGCTAACACGTGGACTGAAAGACGAATCAATGGCCTACATCTACCATTGCCAAAACCATTATTTTTGCCCAATTGGATTTGAAGCAACCCCAGTAAAAGCCAGTAAAGCCTATAG GTTGCTGGATTTGGACTCGGGAGACCTGGGTTCAGTTCCCAGTTCAACCACAGACTTCCAGTGTGACTTTAG AGGTCGTGTCTTGCAGCAAGAAGTAGAATATTGGATCTTAATTGGAGAGCCGAGCCGAAAGCATCCAACAATACACTGTAAAAG GTGGACAGATATTGTCACTGACCTAAACACTCAAAATCCAGAATATCTAGATATTCGACACCTAGAGAGAGGATTGCAACATCGAAAAACAAAGAAG GTTGGAGGAAATCTTCATTGCATCATTGCCTTTCAGAGACTTAACTGGCAAAGATTTGGTCCTTGGAATTTTCCATTTGGCAATGTTAGACAGAATAAACAATCCCAAACACAAGGACAAGGAATTTCCAAATCTGAGAGTGAAGACAATATATCTAAGAAACAACATGGACGACTGGGTCGATCTTTCAGTGCTAGCTTTCATCAAGAATCCATGTGGAAGAAATCTAATCTTCGGGAGAGGAGGAACAGTGGGTATCAGAGTTATAATGATTATGATGGAAATGATTAA
- the POGLUT2 gene encoding protein O-glucosyltransferase 2 isoform X1 has product MRALWPLCLALGAAAAAAGGGGRPSAERSAVWGPGLRAAAALPARYFYVQAVDAEGLRFTSSPGENAFQVKITAPEEQFTRVGVQVLDRKDGSFLVRYRMYASYKSLRIEVKTGDKHVAKSPYILKGPVYHENCDCPQEESSAWLEEMNCPQTIPQIQRDLANFPTVDPDKIAKEIPQRFGQRQSLCHYTIKDNEVYIKTYGEHVGFRIFMDAILLSLTRKVKMPDVEFFVNLGDWPLEKRKPPQNLHPIFSWCGSSESKDIVMPTYDLTDSVLETMGRVSLDMMSVQANTGPLWEDKNTTAFWRGRDSRKERLELVKLSRRYPEIIDAAFTNFFFFKHDESLYGPIVKHISFFDFFKYKYQINIDGTVAAYRLPYLLAGNSVVLKQDSIYYEHFYNELQPWKHYIPFKSDLSDLLEKLQWAKDHDEEAKNIAKSGQEFARNNLMGDHIFCYYFKLFQEYASLQVSEPKIRDGMEKVQQPDDDLFPCTCHRKKAKDEL; this is encoded by the exons ATGCGTGCGCTGTGGCCGCTGTGCCTCGCCCTGGGagccgcggcggcggccgcgggcgggggcgggcggccgAGCGCCGAGCGCAGCGCCGTGTGGGGGCCCGGGCTGCGCGCCGCGGCCGCGCTCCCCGCACGGTACTTCTACGTGCAGGCCGTGGACGCCGAAGGGCTGAG GTTCACTTCATCACCAGGTGAAAATGCATTCCAGGTGAAGATCACTGCTCCTGAAGAACAGTTCACTCGTGTTGGTGTGCAAGTATTGGACAGGAAAGATGGTTCCTTCCTCGTGAGATACAGGATGTATGCAAGCTACAAAAGCCTGAGGATAGAAGTCAAAACTGGAGATAAGCATGTTGCAAAGTCTCCATACATTTTAAAAG GACCTGTTTACCATGAAAACTGTGACTGCCCTCAGGAGGAGAGCAGTGCGTGGCTGGAAGAGATGAACTGCCCTCAAACCATTCCACAGATTCAGAGAGACCTAGCAAATTTTCCCACTGTTGACCCAGATAAGATTGCAAAAGAAATTCCACAGAGGTTTGGACAAAGACAGAGTTTGTGTCACTACACCATCAAAGACAATGAG GTTTATATAAAGACATATGGGGAACATGTTGGCTTCAGAATTTTCATGGATGCCATACTGCTTTCTTTGACAAGAAAA GTGAAAATGCCAGATGTAGAATTTTTTGTAAATTTGGGGGACTggcctctggagaaaaggaagcccCCACAGAACTTGCACCCGATTTTCTCATGGTGTGGGTCCAGTGAGTCAAAAGACATTGTCATGCCAACATATGACTTAACAGACTCAGTTTTGGAGACTATGGGACG AGTCAGTCTGGATATGATGTCAGTCCAGGCAAACACTGGCCCATTGTGGGAAGACAAGAATACCACAGCCTTCTGGAGAGGACGTGACAGCCGCAAAGAGAGGCTTGAGCTTGTAAAACTCAGCAGGAGATATCCAGAGATCATAGATGCTGCTttcacaaacttttttttctttaaacatgaTGAAAGCCTCTATGGCCCTATTGTTAAGCACATTtcgttttttgatttttttaag tataAATACCAAATTAATATTGATGGCACAGTGGCAGCATACAGATTGCCTTATCTACTAGCAGGAAACAGTGTGGTGCTAAAGCAAGACTCCATCTACTATGAGCACTTTTATAATGAGCTGCAGCCGTGGAAACATTACATCCCATTTAAAAGTGACCTGAGTGATCTGCTAGAAAAATTACAGTGGGCAAAAGATCATGATGAAGAG gcaaaaaatattgcaaaatctGGACAAGAATTTGCAAGAAACAATCTCATGGGAGACCACATTTTTTGTTACTATTTCAAACTTTTCCAG GAATATGCCAGCTTGCAAGTGAGTGAACCAAAAATCAGAGATGGGATGGAGAAGGTGCAGCAGCCTGATGATGACCTTTTCCCATGCACTTGCCACCGAAAAAAG gCCAAAGATGAACTCTGA
- the POGLUT2 gene encoding protein O-glucosyltransferase 2 isoform X2, with protein MYASYKSLRIEVKTGDKHVAKSPYILKGPVYHENCDCPQEESSAWLEEMNCPQTIPQIQRDLANFPTVDPDKIAKEIPQRFGQRQSLCHYTIKDNEVYIKTYGEHVGFRIFMDAILLSLTRKVKMPDVEFFVNLGDWPLEKRKPPQNLHPIFSWCGSSESKDIVMPTYDLTDSVLETMGRVSLDMMSVQANTGPLWEDKNTTAFWRGRDSRKERLELVKLSRRYPEIIDAAFTNFFFFKHDESLYGPIVKHISFFDFFKYKYQINIDGTVAAYRLPYLLAGNSVVLKQDSIYYEHFYNELQPWKHYIPFKSDLSDLLEKLQWAKDHDEEAKNIAKSGQEFARNNLMGDHIFCYYFKLFQEYASLQVSEPKIRDGMEKVQQPDDDLFPCTCHRKKAKDEL; from the exons ATGTATGCAAGCTACAAAAGCCTGAGGATAGAAGTCAAAACTGGAGATAAGCATGTTGCAAAGTCTCCATACATTTTAAAAG GACCTGTTTACCATGAAAACTGTGACTGCCCTCAGGAGGAGAGCAGTGCGTGGCTGGAAGAGATGAACTGCCCTCAAACCATTCCACAGATTCAGAGAGACCTAGCAAATTTTCCCACTGTTGACCCAGATAAGATTGCAAAAGAAATTCCACAGAGGTTTGGACAAAGACAGAGTTTGTGTCACTACACCATCAAAGACAATGAG GTTTATATAAAGACATATGGGGAACATGTTGGCTTCAGAATTTTCATGGATGCCATACTGCTTTCTTTGACAAGAAAA GTGAAAATGCCAGATGTAGAATTTTTTGTAAATTTGGGGGACTggcctctggagaaaaggaagcccCCACAGAACTTGCACCCGATTTTCTCATGGTGTGGGTCCAGTGAGTCAAAAGACATTGTCATGCCAACATATGACTTAACAGACTCAGTTTTGGAGACTATGGGACG AGTCAGTCTGGATATGATGTCAGTCCAGGCAAACACTGGCCCATTGTGGGAAGACAAGAATACCACAGCCTTCTGGAGAGGACGTGACAGCCGCAAAGAGAGGCTTGAGCTTGTAAAACTCAGCAGGAGATATCCAGAGATCATAGATGCTGCTttcacaaacttttttttctttaaacatgaTGAAAGCCTCTATGGCCCTATTGTTAAGCACATTtcgttttttgatttttttaag tataAATACCAAATTAATATTGATGGCACAGTGGCAGCATACAGATTGCCTTATCTACTAGCAGGAAACAGTGTGGTGCTAAAGCAAGACTCCATCTACTATGAGCACTTTTATAATGAGCTGCAGCCGTGGAAACATTACATCCCATTTAAAAGTGACCTGAGTGATCTGCTAGAAAAATTACAGTGGGCAAAAGATCATGATGAAGAG gcaaaaaatattgcaaaatctGGACAAGAATTTGCAAGAAACAATCTCATGGGAGACCACATTTTTTGTTACTATTTCAAACTTTTCCAG GAATATGCCAGCTTGCAAGTGAGTGAACCAAAAATCAGAGATGGGATGGAGAAGGTGCAGCAGCCTGATGATGACCTTTTCCCATGCACTTGCCACCGAAAAAAG gCCAAAGATGAACTCTGA
- the TEX30 gene encoding testis-expressed protein 30 isoform X4: MSGQAEVQVKIPFGNKYLDAIFSVPEKKPTYGVILTHGAGGDMNFPQLVSLADYLASHGVLCLRFTCKGLNVAYRTKAFKTVVEYLKISDDYKLSGVFLAGRSMGSRAAASVVRQLSQDDDDDGFIQGLVCLSYPLHRPKLQSKLRDEDLLLTRCPVLFVSGSADEMCEKQLLEGVVSKMKAPKKIHWIDKANHGMAVKGRTTEDVMEEINAQVFSWLRENVQLEHK, from the exons gTTCAAGTGAAAATACCTTTTGGAAACAAATACCTTGATGCTATCTTTTCTGTCCCAGAGAAGAAACCAACGTATGGAGTGATTCTTACTCATGGAGCTGGAGGAGATATGAACTTCCCTCAGTTAGTGTCCTTGGCAGACTATCTTGCATCCCATGGAGTTCTGTGCCTGCGGTTTACTTGTAAAGGCCTTAATGTTGCTTACAGGACTAAGGCTTTCAAAACAGTTGTG GAATACTTGAAAATTTCTGATGATTATAAACTTTCTGGTGTTTTCCTTGCAG GCCGTTCCATGGGCTCAcgagctgctgcctctgtggTACGTCAGCTGAGccaggatgatgatgatgatggtttCATTCAAGGTCTCGTGTGTTTATCTTACCCATTGCATCGACCCAAACTGCAGTCCAAGCTCCGGGATGAAGATTTATTACTTACCAGGTGTCCAGTGCTGTTTGTCTCAGGATCAGCAGACGAGATGTGTGAAAAA CAATTGCTAGAAGGTGTGGTGAGCAAAATGAAAGCccctaaaaaaatccattgGATTGATAAAGCAAACCATGGGATGGCAGTCAAAGGACGAACAACAGAAGATGTCATGGAAGAAATAAATGCGCAAGTTTTTTCTTGGCTTAGAGAGAATGTTCAACTGGAGCACAAATAA
- the TEX30 gene encoding testis-expressed protein 30 isoform X3, with amino-acid sequence MEALCLPGAGFVCAVSWPWGRVQVKIPFGNKYLDAIFSVPEKKPTYGVILTHGAGGDMNFPQLVSLADYLASHGVLCLRFTCKGLNVAYRTKAFKTVVEYLKISDDYKLSGVFLAGRSMGSRAAASVVRQLSQDDDDDGFIQGLVCLSYPLHRPKLQSKLRDEDLLLTRCPVLFVSGSADEMCEKQLLEGVVSKMKAPKKIHWIDKANHGMAVKGRTTEDVMEEINAQVFSWLRENVQLEHK; translated from the exons gTTCAAGTGAAAATACCTTTTGGAAACAAATACCTTGATGCTATCTTTTCTGTCCCAGAGAAGAAACCAACGTATGGAGTGATTCTTACTCATGGAGCTGGAGGAGATATGAACTTCCCTCAGTTAGTGTCCTTGGCAGACTATCTTGCATCCCATGGAGTTCTGTGCCTGCGGTTTACTTGTAAAGGCCTTAATGTTGCTTACAGGACTAAGGCTTTCAAAACAGTTGTG GAATACTTGAAAATTTCTGATGATTATAAACTTTCTGGTGTTTTCCTTGCAG GCCGTTCCATGGGCTCAcgagctgctgcctctgtggTACGTCAGCTGAGccaggatgatgatgatgatggtttCATTCAAGGTCTCGTGTGTTTATCTTACCCATTGCATCGACCCAAACTGCAGTCCAAGCTCCGGGATGAAGATTTATTACTTACCAGGTGTCCAGTGCTGTTTGTCTCAGGATCAGCAGACGAGATGTGTGAAAAA CAATTGCTAGAAGGTGTGGTGAGCAAAATGAAAGCccctaaaaaaatccattgGATTGATAAAGCAAACCATGGGATGGCAGTCAAAGGACGAACAACAGAAGATGTCATGGAAGAAATAAATGCGCAAGTTTTTTCTTGGCTTAGAGAGAATGTTCAACTGGAGCACAAATAA